A DNA window from Solanum lycopersicum chromosome 3, SLM_r2.1 contains the following coding sequences:
- the LOC138347444 gene encoding uncharacterized protein → MKELVKDVHKLARLGFCLMSILDSAVTVQNGAESSFVEVKENQDSDPSCLNLRMAPYEALYGRKCRSLVGCFEVGEAALIGPDSVLYPMEKVQLIRDRHKKAQSRQKSYADGDEIWKERKLSHRYVGPYKILKMVGKVEYELGLLAELAAVHPVFHISHLKKCVGDPASVVPLESVAVKDSLSYEDVPVEILERQVRRLRNNEIASTKVLWRSQFVEGATWEAEAAMKAKYPHLFPSDSTLA, encoded by the exons atgaaggagctagtgaaggatgttcacaagCTTGCTCGTTTGGGATTTTGCCTTATGAGCATACTAGACAGCgctgtaacagttcagaatggggcagaatcaTCTTttgtggaggttaaggaaaatcaagacaGTGACccatcttgcttgaacttaagg atggccccttatgaggctttatatgggcgtaaATGTAGATCTCTTGTTGGTTgttttgaagtaggtgaagcagctttgatagggccagattcagtcctttatcctatggagaaagtgcaactcattagagatagacatAAGAAagcccaaagtcgtcagaaatcttatgcagat ggtgatgagatttggaaagaaaggaagcTCAGCCATAGATATGTAggaccttacaagatcttgaaaatggTTGGCAAGGTGGAATATGAGTTAGGGTTACTagcagaattagcagcagtgcatcccgtcttccacatctcacacttgaagaagtgtgtgggtgatccagcctctgTAGTGCCTTTAGAAAGTGTGGcagtgaaagatagtctttcttatgaggatgtaccagttgagattcttgaacgtcaggttagaaggttgagaaacaatgAAATCGCTTCAACCAAGGTCTTGTGGAGAAGTCAAttcgtagagggagctacttgggaagcagaagcagctaTGAAAGctaagtatcctcacctctttccttctgaTTCCACtctagcttga